GCGTCAACGGGACTGTGTTGATCAGGCGTGTTTGATCCCGCGCACTTCATCCACGCCACGGTTCGCCAACTGGTCAGCGCGTTCGTTGCCGGCATGGCCGATGTGCCCGCGCACCCACTTCCAGCTGACATTGTGCCGGCCGACTTGCTCGTCCAGCTGCTTCCACAGATCGGCGTTTTTCACCGGCTCCTTGGCCGCCGTCTTCCAGCCGCGTTTTTTCCAGTTGGGCATCCACTCGGTGATGCCCTTCATCACGTACTGCGAGTCGGTGACCAGCACCACTTCGCAGGGCCGCTTCAGCTCTTCCAGGCCGCGAA
The nucleotide sequence above comes from Pseudomonas lutea. Encoded proteins:
- the rnhA gene encoding ribonuclease HI produces the protein MSDTVELFTDGACKGNPGPGGWGALLVCKGVEKELWGGEANTTNNRMELLGAIRGLEELKRPCEVVLVTDSQYVMKGITEWMPNWKKRGWKTAAKEPVKNADLWKQLDEQVGRHNVSWKWVRGHIGHAGNERADQLANRGVDEVRGIKHA